Proteins from one Pelagicoccus sp. SDUM812003 genomic window:
- a CDS encoding TonB-dependent receptor plug domain-containing protein: MSPFFLLSNALAQFREGEEPSLSELSLEELGKVPAVVSSKLPSQLFNAPTGSFVFDQDAIENLPVDSLPEMLRYAPGTHIVRPSNGIWGLGIRGINSRFFNRVQFTVDEQNVYSTIFAGLFGSQHDMLMEDVASVEVAYGPGGGTWDNNAVNGMVNVLMKTAFETEGTILETKLGTESRGVAGRVGWAIDESSSARVFVKGDMRDSSFTRFDYGNEWDTARAGFRYDKRPSSRDLISVSGEVFYSDLGYAYNLANFDTGALEFMADSETFKGANAQVKWTRNNSNDSAYSVRSWVAYSDMEAPYAAFGIATGGVEGRARIPLSDTQVLNVNLGGAYDEEYTDSTKASDFTSDLLHNFALYSGFQHEWELAPDQLLLSWGLDARYEDKSKLDTISPNARIIYDLDRSSRVWLSFSQAQRTTPVSLSVIDSLRSGKIVDEPLSIPTPGGPIIIDRNLTDARSNEELDTERLDALEIGYRKVFDDEKGSLSFNAFSYSYDEIFARIGISATPVLGVEYPYLDVQGSYTNLLKGDAYGFEVFGDWKVSDWLRTSFSYSRLVDSFESIVETDDPFVQSSIDFSLSEFDNSTPGHLATLNLESTFNSHWRMDTGLRYSSGYDFPKGYQPSIFQLDTRLTWMKSDHVRLSLVGRNLLDPYTQEARLKDFFGHWTEMKREVYLEVKVEF, from the coding sequence TTGTCCCCCTTCTTCCTTCTCTCCAATGCTCTAGCTCAGTTCAGGGAGGGCGAAGAGCCTTCGCTTTCCGAGCTTTCGTTGGAGGAGCTTGGGAAGGTGCCTGCCGTCGTCTCATCCAAACTGCCCTCGCAGCTTTTCAACGCTCCGACCGGTTCGTTCGTGTTCGACCAAGATGCAATCGAGAACCTGCCCGTCGACTCGCTCCCGGAAATGCTGCGCTACGCCCCGGGAACCCATATCGTCCGTCCAAGCAACGGCATCTGGGGCCTCGGCATCCGCGGCATAAACTCGAGGTTCTTCAATCGTGTGCAGTTCACTGTGGACGAGCAGAACGTCTACAGCACGATCTTCGCGGGCCTGTTCGGCAGCCAGCACGACATGCTCATGGAAGACGTCGCCTCGGTGGAGGTCGCCTACGGGCCAGGCGGCGGCACCTGGGACAACAACGCGGTCAACGGCATGGTCAACGTGCTCATGAAGACCGCTTTTGAAACCGAAGGAACCATACTGGAAACGAAGCTGGGCACCGAAAGCCGGGGCGTGGCGGGGCGCGTGGGATGGGCGATCGACGAATCCAGCTCCGCTCGCGTTTTCGTGAAGGGCGACATGCGCGACTCCAGTTTCACTCGCTTCGACTACGGAAACGAGTGGGATACGGCACGCGCGGGCTTTCGCTACGACAAGCGCCCGAGCTCGCGCGACCTGATCAGCGTGTCCGGCGAAGTCTTCTATTCCGACCTTGGATACGCCTACAATCTGGCGAACTTCGACACAGGAGCGCTCGAGTTCATGGCCGATAGCGAGACCTTCAAAGGGGCGAACGCCCAGGTGAAGTGGACGCGAAACAACTCCAACGACAGCGCCTACTCCGTGCGCAGCTGGGTCGCCTACTCCGACATGGAAGCGCCGTATGCCGCTTTCGGCATCGCGACGGGTGGCGTCGAGGGACGAGCGCGTATTCCTCTGTCGGATACGCAGGTGTTGAACGTAAATCTTGGCGGTGCCTACGACGAGGAATACACCGACTCCACCAAAGCCTCGGATTTCACTAGCGATCTGCTGCACAATTTCGCCCTTTATTCCGGTTTCCAGCACGAGTGGGAGCTGGCGCCGGACCAGCTCCTGCTCTCCTGGGGCTTGGACGCCCGGTACGAGGACAAGTCCAAGCTCGATACGATATCGCCAAACGCCCGCATCATCTACGACCTCGACCGGTCGAGCCGGGTCTGGCTCTCCTTCTCGCAAGCCCAGCGCACCACCCCGGTTTCGCTCAGCGTGATCGATAGCCTTCGCAGCGGAAAGATCGTGGACGAACCCTTGTCGATCCCAACTCCGGGAGGTCCAATCATCATTGATCGCAATCTAACCGACGCCCGCTCCAATGAAGAACTCGACACGGAGCGATTGGATGCCCTCGAAATCGGCTACCGCAAAGTGTTCGACGACGAGAAAGGAAGCCTGTCCTTCAACGCGTTTTCCTATTCCTACGACGAAATTTTCGCTCGGATCGGAATCAGCGCCACGCCGGTCCTCGGGGTCGAATATCCTTACCTCGACGTTCAAGGCAGCTACACGAACCTGCTGAAGGGAGACGCCTACGGGTTCGAAGTTTTTGGCGACTGGAAGGTCAGCGACTGGCTGCGAACGTCCTTTTCCTATTCGCGCCTGGTGGATTCCTTCGAATCGATCGTGGAGACCGATGATCCCTTCGTGCAGTCTTCGATCGACTTCTCGCTCTCGGAATTCGACAACAGCACGCCCGGCCACCTCGCGACATTGAACCTCGAGTCGACGTTCAACAGTCATTGGAGAATGGATACAGGCCTCCGCTACTCGAGCGGCTACGATTTCCCGAAAGGGTATCAGCCTTCGATCTTCCAGCTCGACACCCGCCTAACGTGGATGAAGTCCGACCATGTCCGGCTCTCCCTCGTCGGTCGCAACCTGTTGGATCCCTACACCCAGGAAGCCCGGCTGAAGGACTTTTTCGGGCACTGGACCGAAATGAAGCGAGAAGTGTATTTGGAGGTGAAAGTCGAGTTCTAG
- a CDS encoding glycoside hydrolase family 43 protein, whose translation MSEKPLIKHLYTADPSAHVFEGKLYIYPSHDRETDQPTNDNGDQYDMVDYHVFSMESIDGEVTDHGVALDMKDVPWVKQQMWAPDAAAKNGKYYLYFPARGKDDIFRIGVAVGNRPEGPFTPQPEPMKGSFSIDPAVFVDDDNEAYIYFGGIWGGQLQNWEGDSFDPDGKEPEGDAPALLPRVAKLTDDMLEFAETPRRIEILDENGDLLKGGDHDRRFFEAAWLHKYNGKYYFSYSTGDTHYLCYAMGDSPYGPFTYGGRILEPVLGWTTHHSIVEFKGKWYLFHHDCELSDGVNHLRNVKVKEIFYDDDGKILPAK comes from the coding sequence ATGTCCGAAAAGCCTCTCATCAAGCACCTGTACACCGCCGATCCATCGGCGCACGTATTTGAAGGCAAGCTATACATCTACCCGTCTCACGACCGCGAAACGGATCAGCCGACCAACGACAACGGCGATCAGTACGACATGGTGGACTATCATGTGTTCTCCATGGAGTCCATCGACGGGGAGGTCACGGACCACGGCGTCGCCCTCGACATGAAGGACGTACCTTGGGTTAAACAGCAGATGTGGGCGCCGGACGCCGCTGCTAAGAACGGCAAGTACTACCTTTACTTTCCGGCTCGCGGAAAGGACGACATCTTCCGCATCGGCGTGGCGGTGGGAAATCGACCGGAAGGACCGTTCACCCCTCAGCCCGAACCGATGAAAGGCAGCTTCAGCATCGACCCGGCCGTGTTCGTCGACGATGACAACGAGGCCTACATCTACTTTGGCGGCATCTGGGGCGGACAGTTGCAAAACTGGGAAGGCGACTCCTTCGACCCCGACGGCAAGGAGCCGGAAGGGGATGCTCCTGCCTTGCTGCCGCGCGTGGCCAAGTTGACCGATGACATGCTTGAGTTCGCCGAAACGCCTCGTCGCATCGAGATCTTGGACGAAAATGGCGATCTGCTGAAGGGGGGCGACCACGACCGCCGCTTTTTCGAAGCAGCTTGGCTGCACAAGTACAACGGCAAATACTACTTTTCGTACTCCACTGGCGACACCCACTATCTCTGCTATGCGATGGGGGACTCGCCCTATGGCCCCTTCACCTATGGAGGCCGCATTCTGGAGCCAGTGCTGGGCTGGACGACTCACCACTCCATCGTCGAGTTCAAGGGCAAGTGGTACCTCTTTCACCACGATTGCGAACTCTCGGATGGCGTGAACCATCTCCGCAACGTCAAGGTGAAGGAGATCTTCTACGACGACGATGGGAAGATCCTGCCCGCTAAATGA
- a CDS encoding YfiR family protein → MSHLPSRLLSVLASAFVACACLITPASGQLMQIDEVKANYISGFLQYVNWTADQAADGIVIGVVGSKEIERRLAAGAIKQPGRSDVVQIVTIDPGDDLSAIDVLYVAKGHKSSWSRLMKTCREHDILTIGEEEGFLSAGGCIEFVTRRNTIRFMIHIENAREHGVDFRSKLLDVALEIR, encoded by the coding sequence ATGAGCCACCTGCCCTCCAGATTGCTATCGGTTTTGGCGAGCGCCTTCGTCGCTTGCGCGTGCCTCATCACGCCAGCGAGCGGGCAGTTGATGCAGATCGACGAGGTGAAGGCGAACTACATCAGCGGTTTTCTCCAATACGTGAACTGGACCGCTGATCAGGCCGCGGACGGCATCGTGATCGGAGTCGTTGGCTCGAAAGAGATCGAGCGTCGACTCGCTGCGGGCGCCATCAAGCAGCCTGGTCGCAGCGACGTTGTGCAAATCGTCACCATAGATCCTGGAGACGACCTCTCAGCGATCGATGTGCTTTACGTTGCCAAGGGGCACAAATCGAGCTGGAGCCGGCTCATGAAGACGTGCCGGGAGCACGACATCCTGACCATCGGCGAGGAGGAGGGCTTTCTCAGCGCGGGGGGATGCATCGAGTTTGTGACCCGCAGGAACACCATCCGGTTTATGATTCACATCGAAAACGCGCGAGAGCACGGAGTCGACTTCAGGTCCAAGCTACTGGACGTCGCTCTTGAAATACGATGA
- a CDS encoding GDSL-type esterase/lipase family protein — MNRFLSLVFMAMLLSYAQSQDVSEINSFPAASPEIRYSGRVATEDGSAVMGFPGIETVIRFTGSSIALSGATLGQSAHFNVTLDGESLPRLDLPSGSFDVEIASGLDAKAEHELRLVRRSESWIGVARFDSVTLSESGKLLPAPPTPSRKLICIGDSITCGEKADLYGYVENGPVAWNAEKSYGWRLAKRFNAEAHLVSYGGRGLIRDWQGLSEPATGPQLFERVLPDNESLQWNHDRFSPDLVTVCLGTNDFSQGIPEREHFVSAYVAFVRRIHEVHPNARILLISSPWFGDGDPKKEALNSYIEETIATVSADGSDYASHHFFDTTYPGTKRDAHPISPQHRAMAEDISRTLSQWLGW; from the coding sequence ATGAACCGTTTTCTTTCCCTCGTGTTTATGGCCATGCTGCTTTCATACGCCCAATCGCAAGACGTTTCCGAGATAAACTCCTTTCCGGCCGCGTCTCCAGAAATCCGCTATAGCGGCCGCGTAGCGACCGAGGACGGTTCGGCCGTTATGGGGTTTCCGGGCATCGAAACGGTGATTCGGTTTACCGGATCGAGCATTGCCTTGTCGGGAGCGACGCTTGGCCAGAGCGCCCACTTCAACGTGACGCTCGATGGCGAGTCCCTTCCTCGCCTGGATCTGCCATCGGGCAGCTTCGATGTGGAAATCGCCAGCGGACTCGATGCCAAGGCGGAACACGAGCTGCGCCTCGTGCGTCGCTCGGAATCCTGGATAGGCGTTGCGCGATTCGATAGCGTGACCCTTTCTGAAAGCGGGAAACTGCTGCCGGCGCCGCCGACTCCTTCTCGCAAGCTGATTTGTATTGGCGATTCCATCACATGCGGGGAAAAGGCTGATCTTTACGGCTACGTGGAGAATGGCCCGGTGGCGTGGAATGCGGAAAAATCCTACGGATGGCGGCTCGCGAAGCGTTTCAACGCCGAAGCGCATCTGGTGAGCTACGGCGGGCGCGGTTTGATTCGCGATTGGCAAGGTCTCAGCGAGCCCGCTACCGGACCGCAACTCTTCGAGCGCGTATTGCCAGACAACGAGTCGCTCCAGTGGAATCATGACCGCTTCTCGCCCGACTTGGTGACCGTCTGCCTCGGCACGAATGATTTCAGCCAAGGGATTCCGGAGCGCGAGCATTTCGTTTCGGCATACGTGGCGTTCGTGAGGCGCATTCATGAGGTGCATCCGAATGCCAGGATCCTCTTGATATCCAGCCCTTGGTTCGGGGACGGCGATCCAAAGAAAGAGGCGTTGAACAGCTATATCGAGGAGACCATCGCCACGGTATCGGCGGATGGCTCCGACTATGCGAGTCACCATTTTTTCGATACGACTTACCCGGGCACGAAGCGCGACGCTCATCCCATCTCGCCTCAGCACAGGGCCATGGCAGAGGATATTTCGCGGACGCTGAGCCAGTGGCTCGGCTGGTGA